A genome region from Triticum aestivum cultivar Chinese Spring chromosome 2B, IWGSC CS RefSeq v2.1, whole genome shotgun sequence includes the following:
- the LOC123040748 gene encoding splicing factor U2af large subunit A, which produces MASHGDLSPPADGGSQELIPVIYQSPYSMTPQGPPCSWLFYYRPVPLGGFRRPVYEDGTTRVLCLSQMFSPDQLEDDEYYRKLCRRMTAEGQRSGGKLRRTVVPRPDPSGPPVAGVGKVFLAYADIDIAAYSKTMLHWMWFEGRQVFAVFYPEDKFAAGDYDG; this is translated from the exons ATGGCCAGCCACGGCGACCTCTCCCCGCCGGCCGACGGAGGCTCCCAGGAG CTGATTCCAGTCATTTACCAGTCGCCATACAGCATGACACCGCAG GGTCCTCCATGTTCATGGCTTTTTTACTACAGGCCAGTTCCTCTCGGAGGTTTTCGG AGGCCCGTGTACGAAGATGGGACGACAAGGGTGCTATGCTTGAGCCAAATGTTTTCCCCAGACCAGCTAGAAGACGACGAGTACTACCGAAAGCTTTGCCGGAGGATGACGGCAGAAGGACAGAGATCCGGCGGTAAACTCAGGAGGACCGTCGTCCCACGGCCAGACCCCAGCGGCCCTCCGGTCGCCGGAGTTGGCAAG GTGTTTCTGGCATATGCCGATATCGATATCGCAGCATATTCCAAGACGATGTTGCATTGGATGTGGTTTGAGGGGAGGCAGGTGTTTGCTGTGTTCTATCCTGAGGACAAGTTTGCTGCTGGAGATTATGATGGATAA